The Candidatus Desulfofervidus auxilii DNA segment TAACGTGCTAACGTTCCAATTTAACAGAAGGCGATTTTGCATTTTTCAATTTGCATTCTGCATTGAGCCATCCTGCCTGTCGGCAGACAGGTGCGCTTAACATTTGGAACTCCGTTAAAATTACTTTGACGAAGTCCTAACTAAGGTGTGAGATTTAAACATTAAACCTAAAATAAACAATGTCGCCATCTTGAATTTCATAATCCTTACCTTCTATTCTCACTAAACCTTTCTCTTTACAAGCTTGAATAGAGCCTTCTCTAATTAAATCCTCATATTTAATGATTTCTGCCCGAATAAATCCCTTTTCCATATCTGAATGTATCTTCCCAGCCGCCTGGGGAGCCTTGGTGCCTTTTTTTATAGTCCAGGCCCTCACTTCAGGCCCAGTAGTAGTAAAAAAGCTAATAAGAGATAAGATTTTATATCCTTCTCTGATAAATTTACTTAAGCTTGTTTCTTTTAATCCTAAATTTTCCAAAAATTCCTGCCTTTCTTCAGAAGGCAACTCTGCCAATTCTGCCTCCAGTTTGCCGCAAATTTTGACCATTACTGCACCTTCGTTTTTTGCTATTTTTTTTACTTCCTTTACACATTCATTGTCTTCTGTTATTTCTGCCTCGTCTATATTGGCTACATACATAACAGGTTTGGCAGTTAAAAATTGAAATTCCCTAATCAAATAGGTTGTTTTTTCATCAATTTGGCTCATACAGGATATCAAAGACCTACCTTGCTCTAAGTAAGTTTTTAAGATGGTTATGTGCTCTAAATTTCCTTTAGCTTTTTTGTCTCCTATCTTAGCTAAGCGATTCAATTTTTCAATCCTTTTTTCTATGGTAGCTAAGTCTGCCAATATGAGTTCTAGGTTCACAATTTCTATATCTCTTTTAGGATTTAACTCTCCCTCAACATGAGGCACATCGGTCTTTTTAAAACAGCGCACAACATGGGCAATGGCATCTACATTTCTAATATGAGAAAGAAATTGATTTCCCAACCCTTCTCCTTTACTGGCATTCCGAACTAAACCAGCAATATCTACAAATTCCAATATGGCAGGCACTACTCTTTGGGGTTTAATCAACTCAGCGATTTTATAAAGGCGTTGGTCAGGAACTTCTACTATACCTAAATTAGGATTGATGGTAGTAAAGGGATAATTGGCTACTTCTGCCTTGGCTGCAGTTAATGCATTAAATAAAGTAGATTTACCCACATTAGGCAGTCCAATAATCCCACATTTAAAACCCATTTTGCTTCATTCCTATCAAATCCTACCCTTTATGTCAAATTATGGTTATAATTTATTTATGCACAAAACCAGCACTATTTGGCATGTTTATTTACCACGGGATAAAATTGCTTTATTTCAATGGATTTTGGGTGAATACAATGGATTAGCGCAATTTCACACCCTAGATAGGTTTAAAGCAGTGGTAGAACTGATGATTCCCCCTGGAAATGAGCCAGAAGTAGCTAGGGTAATTCAGGCCCTCAAGGAAGAATGGCAATGTGAAATTAATATAATAAAATAGTGTTTTATTAATACACCTCTTTTGTAGTTAAATATGAAAGACCAAAACCCCTCGCTGTTTAATGCAATGTCTCTGGCCCTTTAGGAGGTGTTACTGCTTGCCCTTTTTCTTGAGCTATTTTTAAATACTCATCTACTTCCTTTTCCATGTATTGACTTACTTCATCTAATTCAGACATATCTACCGTAATACCTGTAAGAGACATAAATACTTCAATTACTGCTTTAGTTGCCTTGGGATTTTCTATCTGGATGGTATAAAAGGGAATTTCCCCTAAAAGACAAATGGCTTCAAAATTCCTTCCCTTGGCTACTCCCAAGAGTGAACCATTCATACCACTGATCGTGCCCCTTTTCATGAGTTGGATGTTTTGTTGGCTGAGTTTTTGCAAAACTTGTTCATCCGAGCCTACGGCCCAAACATTAGGAGTAGTTTTATGACTAATTTCTAAAGGCATAGCTGCGGAGGTAAAGACTTGTCTAACACCGTGTGCCTGAGCAAAGTCCAAGATAGTATTGGCTAAAAGATATTCTTTACCTGGAACTGGCTGGGCATCACCGATAAAAATAAGGAGCGATTTGTCTTTTGACTGCCAAAAATAAAAGTTGTTTTGAGGAAGAAAAATGGATTCAATTAATCCGGAGTTGATAGAAATCCCTGGTAATTGAAAACAATCATCTGCAGAAATAAGGGCAATTTTTTCGGCTGGGAGGTGACTCTGTAAATATTTGGCCACACTTAAGGCTACATATCCCATCCCTGGCCAACAAGCTAATAAAATTGGAGTTTGAAACTCCTGTTTTTTTAAAACCTCCACTGATAGTCTCATTTTTCTCCTGTTGTTTTATAGTAATTTGCTACTTCGGGTGTATATTCTGCTTGTTTTTCATAAATAATAAGAGGGAATTCAACCTTTACTTCTTCTTTTCCTCCCTTGATAGCTTCCACTAGCACAAAATTAGCCTCCTTCTTTGTATAAGGATGCACAAAACGCAATCGCTTGGGTTCTAAATTATAATTCCGCAATGTCACAAAAAGGTGCTCACACCTAAAAGCAGGATATATAAAATAAAACCTTCCCTTTTCTTTTAACATATATTGTCCTGTTTTTACAATATCTAATAGAGAACTTTTTATTTCATGACGGGCAATAGCCTTTTCCGTATCGGGGTTTAAACGTCCCCTTTTTAAGGAATAATAAGGTGGATTGCTTACCACTACATCAAAATTAGCATGGGGAAATTTTTCTTTCAATTCTTTAATATCTACCTGAGCTATTTCCACCAAGTTTTCTCTTTTGTTTAACTTCACATTTTTCCTTGCCAGAGAAACTAAACTTGGCTGAATTTCTATCCCTATTATTCTTTTTACCTGAGGAAATTTATAGACCAAGATTAAAGAGATAATTCCACAACCAGTGCCTAGTTCAAGCACAGTTTCCCCTTTTTTTAAATGGACGAAATTGGCTAGAATAAAAGCGTCAATTCCAAAACGATACCCATTTTTATGTTGATAGACCTTCAGATGACCTTCAAAAAAGCTATCTAAAGTATACTCTCTCATGGTTATAATTCAAGGCTATTAATAACCAATCCTGTAAGAAGCTTTGGATGAAAATAAGTAGACTTCCGCGGCATTAAGTGAGAAGAAAACACCACTTCTTTTAGTTGCTGTGGTTTTATGGGATTGAGAAAAAAAACCATTCTTCCCTTACCTTCTTTTACCATGGTAATCGCCTCTTGAGCATCAGTAACATACTTTATAAAACCTTCTTGGTTCATCTCTGCCTCAGAAAAACCCAATATCTTCTTAAAAATCAGTCTGTTTAATACCATTACATCCATTTTTTTTAAAAAAGGGGGTAAGTTCCTTGCCCAATTTGTGTTTTTAAGAATTAGTATATAAAACTCCTTTAGCATATCTTGGCAATAAAGACCAATTGCAGTTTGTATGTTGTTGAGTTCATTAAATCTTGACCAGAAGTTGCCTTCTTCTTTATATACCTCTATGTTAAAAAATTTTTTTAGACCTTGTATAAAATTTTCTAGGTGAAATGAAACCAAGGAGCTTTCAGGAATTACCC contains these protein-coding regions:
- the ychF gene encoding redox-regulated ATPase YchF, which gives rise to MGFKCGIIGLPNVGKSTLFNALTAAKAEVANYPFTTINPNLGIVEVPDQRLYKIAELIKPQRVVPAILEFVDIAGLVRNASKGEGLGNQFLSHIRNVDAIAHVVRCFKKTDVPHVEGELNPKRDIEIVNLELILADLATIEKRIEKLNRLAKIGDKKAKGNLEHITILKTYLEQGRSLISCMSQIDEKTTYLIREFQFLTAKPVMYVANIDEAEITEDNECVKEVKKIAKNEGAVMVKICGKLEAELAELPSEERQEFLENLGLKETSLSKFIREGYKILSLISFFTTTGPEVRAWTIKKGTKAPQAAGKIHSDMEKGFIRAEIIKYEDLIREGSIQACKEKGLVRIEGKDYEIQDGDIVYFRFNV
- a CDS encoding PAC2 family protein, with amino-acid sequence MRLSVEVLKKQEFQTPILLACWPGMGYVALSVAKYLQSHLPAEKIALISADDCFQLPGISINSGLIESIFLPQNNFYFWQSKDKSLLIFIGDAQPVPGKEYLLANTILDFAQAHGVRQVFTSAAMPLEISHKTTPNVWAVGSDEQVLQKLSQQNIQLMKRGTISGMNGSLLGVAKGRNFEAICLLGEIPFYTIQIENPKATKAVIEVFMSLTGITVDMSELDEVSQYMEKEVDEYLKIAQEKGQAVTPPKGPETLH
- a CDS encoding tRNA1(Val) (adenine(37)-N6)-methyltransferase; this encodes MREYTLDSFFEGHLKVYQHKNGYRFGIDAFILANFVHLKKGETVLELGTGCGIISLILVYKFPQVKRIIGIEIQPSLVSLARKNVKLNKRENLVEIAQVDIKELKEKFPHANFDVVVSNPPYYSLKRGRLNPDTEKAIARHEIKSSLLDIVKTGQYMLKEKGRFYFIYPAFRCEHLFVTLRNYNLEPKRLRFVHPYTKKEANFVLVEAIKGGKEEVKVEFPLIIYEKQAEYTPEVANYYKTTGEK
- a CDS encoding DUF4911 domain-containing protein; this encodes MSNYGYNLFMHKTSTIWHVYLPRDKIALFQWILGEYNGLAQFHTLDRFKAVVELMIPPGNEPEVARVIQALKEEWQCEINIIK